The stretch of DNA TTTTCCACCATTCCCTCCCACAGCCGGGAAGGGTGGAGGAAAggcactgctggcagcaggcagagggaCCAGCAGCAAAAACAGACCAAACACCCGCATTTTAGGTACCATTCGCGCAGGCCAGAGGACAACACGGCAGCAAGCAGTCAGCTGGCCATGACACACTGCCGTCCCCTTTTCTCACGGTCTGCGTCCTCCTAAAGGGGGAAAAACCTCAGAGGAGGCTAACCAGGGACAGAAGTAACGCAGCGCCTGAAGGAGATGCAGTTAGTCttattttccagaggaaaactCTGCCACCTTCCTCTCCGGCATTTAAGCATTACACTTGCTGCAggggagacagaaaaaaacccccaaccgcGAGGGCTTCCGACGCGACCTCTGCCTCGGGGGACGATCCTCAGCACAAAACCAGCTGGAAAAGCACCTCGCTAACGCGATCAGCAGGCAGGGaagcccgtgcccgtgcccgctCTCCCCGCACAGCCAGCTCGccacgcgggggggggggggctcggcgcgGGGGCAGCGGGCTGCCGCTCCTCCAAAATGGAGCTTCACCGGGCTGTTCCGCCGTcaccggccccgggccgggccgggccgggccgggccgggccgccccgcggggccTTACCGGGAGAAGGGGGTGAGGCCGGCGCCCTTGAGCTGGATCTCCCAGCGCTCGCCCCGCGGGCCCAGCACCTCGCCCAGGTACATGGCGGCCCCGTCGCCCAGCTGTCCCGCGAAGCTGCCGAACTGGTGGCCGCAGTAGCAGTGCGCCGCCGGCTCCGAGCCCGCCAGCAGCCGGTTGCCGCTGAAGTACAGCGCCGCCTCGGCCTCCGCCGCCTCACGATCGGCCGCGGGcgcctccagccccagcagcgccagcgccggcagcgacATGGCCACCAGCCGCGGGTTCTGCAGCGGGCTGGGCCGCACCCGGCAGAAGCAGGCGCCGGACACGGCCCGCGGCCCGCCATCCTCCGAGGCGTCCACCGGCAGCGAGCGCAGCGCCAGGTTGTCGAAGCGCAGCGCGCCCAGCCAGCCCCCGCCGCCTGCCTGCGCGCCGCCCTCGGGGCCGCCCGGCCGCGCCGGGAGAGCGGCGGGCTGCTGCATGGCGGcgccccggcaaccgagccggcccgcgcccggccccgccgccgccggcgccagcagccgAGGGAAGCGGCTGCCGCTGCGCAGCGCCGCGGCCATGCGCCCGCctgcggggcgaggggcggggcgaCGGCGCCGGAGAGCCCCGCCCACCAGCCGGCGAGGGGCGGGGACGTAGCGCCGCCGGGGGCTgggcgggaggcgggcggcggggcgcagcCGCTCCCGCACGGCGGGGCATGGGCACCGGGGGCGGGGGCGCAGGAGGTATAAGAGCTGGCCCCGCGGCGGGGGTGGCCTCAGCCCGCCCAGAGGCCGGAGGCGTCGTGAGGGACAGCTGGCCGGAGCCGCCAGCAGGtcgcgggggggcggcggcggtggtgcgCGGGGCTGCCGCTCTGGCGGTGCCCTGGCGTGGCGTCAGTCAGCGGACGGTCCGTTTGCCTCGGCTGCGCCTCGGGCGCCGGGGGTGAATAGGGAGAGCGCCGGTGGCGGTGGCACGCGTGGGCTTGCCCGAGGCTGTCCCGGCTCGGCGCTGGCCGGCGTTAAGATGTCCTGGCTGACGAGGGGCGGGAAGtcaaaggagaaggaggagccGGAAAGCTCCCCGGGCCGGGAGGAGAGGGGTCTGCTGGTACAGGCCATGCTAGAGCACGGGGGAGACCCGTGGGACCACAAGGTCGTCGGGCAGGAGCCCTCCCTGAAAGCCGCGGAAAGGCGCTGGCAGAACTATGTGTCCGCCTGCCATCCCAAGGGGGAGAAGAAGTGCTCGGCCCTGCAGTGGCTGTTGTTCGACCTGGCCCGGGCCTTGCAGGCGGcggtggaggagaaggagcagcgTATTGGGGACCTGCAAAACGATCTGCAGGTGGCTCGCAACGAGATCGTGGCCCTGCGGTGCGATAGCTCGCGGCTGAGCGAGCAGGCCCAGCAGCTGCCCGAGCTGAGGGAAGAGCTGAGGGCCGAGGCGGCCGAGAACGCCCAGCTGAGAAGGAAAGTGCAGTGCCTGGCTACCCTGCTGTCGCTGGGGAAGGGTTTGGATCGGAGGAAGGTGGCGGCTCTCAGTAAGGCAGACTGGGACCCAGAGGTGCAGGATGGGGACGGCTGGGGTTTGGAGGCGCAGGAAGAGTCACTGGCGCAAGGAGCGGGTGCGGTGGGTGTGGGGAAAGCAAAGCCGGCGGAGGGAGATGGGGGCCGGGAAGCGGGGGATACGTCCAGGAGAGAGAAGGTGTGGAGGAAGCGAAAGGAAGGATGGCCCGTGTGGGTAAACCGAATGTGGAGCTTGGAGCAGTGCACTCCCTTCACACACGAGGAGGCGAAGCAGGCGGTGACCGCCATCGGGCTGCCATGGCCCAAAGTAGGGGCGATTATCAGAGCCCTGCCTGCCGATGAGATGTCGGGGGGGGAGATCTTGCGGCTGGTGATCAGAAATTTGGGAGAGTACGAGCCTCTCAAAGATAACACGGAGGGGGCACCCTGGAGAGACGTCCAGGAGGCGTCAGCCTACGTGTGCGGGAATGTCTTACTCCGGGCGTTAAAGCAAAGGGAGGAACCGGTGACCCACGACTTTGACATCTTTGGGGTGAACGTGGAGCAGGGGGACGTGGGGGTGCTGGCCTGCCGTGCTCCCAAGCTGCACAAGGGGTTTTTCATCAGCCTGGGGTCTACTTTAATCGGCCGCCCCCTCGGTGAGTGCATGGCTACCTTGGAGAACATGGGGACCCTGATGGGAGCTGAGGGGAAAGGGATGGCAAAGAAGGACAGGGTGGGGGCAAAGGGGAGGAAATACATTCCTAGAGGGacaatttggaaatatttaataagCCAGGGGGTGAATGAAGGAGAGCTAGATAGTCAGCCCACAGGAGTTTTACTtgccaaaatgaagaaaatccttcaggaaaaggGGATTAAGCAAGAGGAGATTTGGGAAAAACTGAAGCAGATGAATCCACCAGCTCCTCCCCCTATCCCAAAGAGAAAGCTAGACCCACCCTTAGGGGACCCTAAAGATTAGGAGTCCCAACCCCTGGTGTCAGTGCGATTAACCTCCACCACACTGACCTGGTGTGCAGGGAAAAGGGGCTGCATGGAGGTACAATGTCTGTTGAAGGGGAGGTGGGAAGTTACTTTCTTAATTGCTATGGGATCAGAGACTTTATTAGATTATCAGGGTCCTCCAGTCCTTGCTAAATCTGTCTGGATATTGGgagtgggaagggggaaaaaggaggggaaaaggagtaGAAGCCCAGTTGTGGGTAAGGGAGGATAAACTGGATGGGTGGATAATTCTGGTAAAAGGGGGGGCAAACATTTTAGGAATGACTTTCCTGTCTCAGTTCAAGGTAGATCTGTCCAAGGGAAAACAGTATTGTGCTGCTGGCTCAAAGTGAAGCGATCGCAGGAGTCCCCACGTCAGTGAAGTGCCAGTCtaaaagtaaaacagaaacaagGGTAGTAAATGAAGAGTATAAGGTGGTTCTAGCCGGAGACCCCCTCTTCCTGTCCCAGTACCCATATGGTACCAAAGCACAGAAGGGTCATGAGGAGGTTCAGGGGGTGCAACAAAGCCTGAATAGATTGGGATTTAAAAATCCCTATTTCCACAATTTCTGTGGAAGCCCAGCAGTATGGAGCACGTGGATGGTGGAAACCCCTTGCAACCTtaggggctggactagatgatctttaaaggtcccttccaacccaaaccattctgtgattctgtgaattggAAATCCACGTTGAGTTACGCCTTTGACCCCTGGGAGTGGGTGCTGCTTGAACAGTGGCAAATTGATTCCGTGCGCCCCTTGAAGAGGTTGAAGGAGGGTTTGTATCAGTGTGTGTTTGTTGCCATTGGCAGAACAGCAAGATGGACAGAGGGAATGGCAGTGTGTCAGGGTACTGCTAACGCTGAGGTTTGGTTGTTATGTGAAGTATTGAAGGGATGTAGTCCTCCAATCTTAACAGATTCAGATAAAGGAAGCCACTTGACAGATACACCAGTCCAGAAGTTCCTGGAAGGGGTAGGGGTGCATCAGTTAACTCGCGTTTCCTACCATCTGCAGTCCACCAGGGTAGTGGAGAGAGCTAATAGGTCCATCAAGGTGAGACAGAAGGTAATTGCTGAAGAAAGAGGACTAAGCTGGAGTACTTCTGTTTGTGTGCTGGGCCTTGGGAACAAAGAGCGTGCCAGGTGCCTTGCTGCAGCCCTTACGAGCTGGTCTGTGGCCCTGCCCCACAGAGGGATGTCCTCTGTGGCAATGTCAGTAAACAGCCATGTGCCTCTGATACTGATTCAATCCTGGAGCAGGGTTCAGTCAGCAGAGAGCATGGGCCCATGCTGCTCTCCAGCGTCGCACAGCTGAGGAGCAGCATGCCACTATAAAGCAATGTGAAAATCAACCCCCACTGGGAAGTGTGGTCCCATCCACAACCCAGGTACAAAGGGCAAGGCCCAGAGAAAATGTAGGGG from Harpia harpyja isolate bHarHar1 chromosome 6, bHarHar1 primary haplotype, whole genome shotgun sequence encodes:
- the LOC128143538 gene encoding uncharacterized protein LOC128143538; this translates as MSWLTRGGKSKEKEEPESSPGREERGLLVQAMLEHGGDPWDHKVVGQEPSLKAAERRWQNYVSACHPKGEKKCSALQWLLFDLARALQAAVEEKEQRIGDLQNDLQVARNEIVALRCDSSRLSEQAQQLPELREELRAEAAENAQLRRKVQCLATLLSLGKGLDRRKVAALSKADWDPEVQDGDGWGLEAQEESLAQGAGAVGVGKAKPAEGDGGREAGDTSRREKVWRKRKEGWPVWVNRMWSLEQCTPFTHEEAKQAVTAIGLPWPKVGAIIRALPADEMSGGEILRLVIRNLGEYEPLKDNTEGAPWRDVQEASAYVCGNVLLRALKQREEPVTHDFDIFGVNVEQGDVGVLACRAPKLHKGFFISLGSTLIGRPLGECMATLENMGTLMGAEGKGMAKKDRVGAKGRKYIPRGTIWKYLISQGVNEGELDSQPTGVLLAKMKKILQEKGIKQEEIWEKLKQMNPPAPPPIPKRKLDPPLGDPKD